One window of the Arthrobacter sp. zg-Y919 genome contains the following:
- a CDS encoding HIT family protein codes for MPTLFTRIINGEIPGRFVWKDDDVVAFLSIGPLSDGHTLVVPRQEINKWTDAPADLLQKLTAVAHAIGQAQVEVFGSERAGLTIAGFEVDHLHLHVWPANSMQDFDFSRAESDPDPERMEANAQKLRQGLRDAGHGAFVPEA; via the coding sequence ATGCCTACCCTGTTTACCCGGATTATCAACGGCGAAATTCCCGGCCGCTTCGTCTGGAAGGATGACGACGTCGTGGCGTTCCTCAGCATTGGTCCGCTCAGCGACGGCCATACGCTCGTGGTGCCGCGCCAGGAGATCAACAAGTGGACGGACGCACCTGCGGACCTTCTGCAGAAGCTGACGGCGGTTGCCCACGCCATTGGCCAGGCCCAGGTGGAGGTCTTCGGCTCCGAGCGGGCCGGCCTGACTATCGCCGGTTTCGAGGTGGATCACCTGCACCTGCATGTCTGGCCCGCCAACTCCATGCAGGACTTCGACTTCAGCCGCGCCGAATCCGATCCGGATCCCGAGCGGATGGAAGCCAACGCGCAGAAGCTGCGCCAGGGCCTGCGCGACGCCGGGCACGGGGCTTTCGTCCCCGAGGCCTAG
- a CDS encoding sulfurtransferase: MDVLISIPRLRGRLESARPPVLLDVRWTLGASDGRDKYLDGHLPGAVYVDMDTELSAPAAPLEGRHPLPGPADFADTARRWGLNDGDTVVVYDDAGGTSAARAWWLLRHAGWEDVRLLDGGLGAWRAAGLPLESGPVSPEPGTAHLSWGHMPVAELQDVGPLATAGTLIDARAPERYRGDTEPVDPRAGHIPGAVNRPSTHNLAPDGTFRSPAELRASFEALGVRPDRPVAAYCGSGIFASHEVAALAQAGITAALYPGSWSQWSNTPGTPAAVGTGPGRAETLPEKG; this comes from the coding sequence ATGGACGTCCTGATCTCAATCCCGCGATTGCGCGGCCGGCTGGAGTCCGCACGTCCGCCCGTGCTGCTGGATGTGCGCTGGACCCTGGGCGCCAGCGACGGCCGGGATAAGTACCTGGACGGACATTTGCCCGGTGCGGTGTACGTGGACATGGACACCGAGCTGTCGGCCCCCGCAGCTCCGTTGGAGGGACGGCACCCCCTGCCCGGCCCTGCGGACTTCGCCGATACCGCCCGCCGCTGGGGCCTGAACGACGGCGACACGGTGGTGGTTTACGACGACGCCGGCGGCACCTCCGCGGCCCGTGCCTGGTGGCTGCTGCGGCATGCCGGCTGGGAGGACGTACGCCTGCTCGACGGCGGGCTCGGCGCCTGGCGCGCAGCCGGACTGCCGCTGGAAAGCGGCCCGGTGTCGCCGGAGCCCGGGACGGCACACCTGTCCTGGGGGCACATGCCCGTGGCGGAGCTGCAGGACGTGGGGCCTTTGGCCACAGCGGGAACGCTTATCGACGCGCGGGCGCCGGAACGCTACCGGGGAGACACCGAGCCCGTCGATCCCCGGGCCGGACATATTCCGGGAGCCGTGAACCGGCCCTCTACCCACAACCTTGCTCCGGACGGCACCTTCCGCAGCCCCGCTGAACTCCGTGCCTCCTTCGAAGCCCTGGGGGTGCGGCCGGATCGACCCGTTGCCGCGTACTGCGGATCGGGCATCTTCGCCTCCCACGAGGTTGCAGCCCTGGCGCAGGCGGGGATCACCGCGGCACTGTATCCGGGGTCCTGGTCGCAGTGGTCCAACACGCCCGGTACGCCGGCAGCCGTGGGGACCGGGCCGGGCCGGGCCGAAACCCTGCCCGAAAAGGGGTAG
- a CDS encoding MBL fold metallo-hydrolase: MQMTKFTHSCVRFEQGGKVLVLDPGTFSEVETALQGADAILVTHEHADHLDRGRVLAAMQAQPALELYAPASLAALLRADAPPELAGRIHDVEPNTSFTIAGFGIQSFGGQHALIHPLIPLVANIGYLVEGRVYHPGDSFVVPNGLRPRTVLVPVHAPWSKVGEVLDFVIATGAERAYPIHDALLNERGLGMVEGHITRFGKVYGTEFRHLDAGETVDL; this comes from the coding sequence ATGCAAATGACCAAGTTCACGCACTCCTGTGTCCGCTTTGAGCAGGGCGGGAAGGTCCTGGTGCTGGATCCCGGCACGTTCTCCGAGGTCGAGACCGCACTGCAGGGCGCCGACGCCATCCTGGTCACCCACGAGCATGCGGACCATCTGGACCGCGGCCGGGTGCTTGCCGCAATGCAGGCGCAGCCGGCGCTGGAGCTCTACGCCCCGGCGTCCCTCGCGGCACTCCTTCGAGCCGATGCCCCGCCGGAACTGGCCGGCCGCATCCACGACGTCGAACCCAACACCAGCTTTACGATCGCCGGTTTCGGCATCCAGTCGTTCGGCGGCCAGCATGCACTGATCCACCCGCTGATTCCCCTTGTTGCCAATATCGGCTACCTCGTGGAGGGCCGGGTCTACCACCCGGGCGATTCCTTCGTGGTTCCGAACGGGCTGCGGCCGCGCACAGTGCTGGTTCCCGTGCACGCACCGTGGTCCAAGGTGGGGGAGGTCCTGGACTTCGTCATCGCCACCGGCGCCGAGCGCGCGTATCCCATCCACGATGCCCTGCTGAACGAGCGGGGACTGGGTATGGTCGAGGGCCACATCACCCGCTTCGGCAAGGTCTACGGCACTGAGTTCCGGCATCTGGACGCCGGGGAAACAGTGGACCTGTAA
- a CDS encoding Fur family transcriptional regulator, translated as MSPETSRTSKRGPEPRVTRQRLAVGRTLDDLDDFVSTQELFRLLQERGERVSLATTYRVLQSMADENLVDVLRGGDGEALYRRCAVGHHHHHLVCRECGKAVEVEAPAVETWAAGLGTRYGFTEVAHTVEVFGLCPECSARKS; from the coding sequence GTGTCACCCGAGACATCCCGGACGTCCAAGCGCGGACCGGAGCCGCGCGTGACCCGCCAGCGCCTGGCCGTGGGCCGCACCCTGGACGACCTCGATGACTTTGTCAGCACCCAGGAACTGTTCCGGCTGCTGCAGGAGCGCGGGGAACGCGTTTCGCTTGCCACCACGTACCGGGTGCTGCAGTCCATGGCGGACGAGAACCTGGTGGATGTGCTCCGGGGCGGCGACGGAGAGGCACTGTACCGGCGCTGCGCCGTCGGGCATCACCACCATCACCTGGTCTGCCGCGAATGCGGCAAGGCCGTCGAGGTGGAGGCTCCGGCAGTGGAGACCTGGGCTGCCGGACTCGGCACCAGGTACGGCTTCACCGAGGTGGCGCACACCGTCGAGGTCTTCGGTCTGTGCCCGGAATGCAGCGCCCGTAAGAGCTAG
- a CDS encoding metal ABC transporter permease, which produces MDLRSFFDAVFDFSDYGELLPLVQNSIWAAAVLGLVGGLIGTFVLMRDLAFAVHGIAELSFAGASFALLIGVNVVVGSLVGSVAAAVLLAVMGLRARDRNSIIGVIMPFGLGLGILFLGLYEGRSANKFGLLTGQIVAVDTVQLNLLAGVAAVVVAALLIIWRPLTFASADPDLAEARGVPVRVLSIVFMFLLGLSVALSIQVVGALLVLSLLITPAAAALLVTSSPRLVVFLSVVFALASSVGGILLALGGRIPISPYVTTVSFAIYLVCRIIRRVRGGHRRRELSRNTATAAA; this is translated from the coding sequence TTGGACCTGCGTAGTTTCTTCGATGCTGTTTTCGATTTCAGCGACTATGGGGAGCTGCTCCCGCTGGTGCAGAACTCCATCTGGGCGGCGGCGGTCCTGGGCCTGGTCGGCGGCTTGATCGGTACCTTCGTGCTGATGCGGGACCTGGCCTTCGCCGTGCACGGCATCGCCGAACTTTCCTTCGCCGGAGCGTCCTTTGCCCTGCTGATCGGCGTGAACGTGGTGGTCGGTTCGCTGGTGGGATCGGTGGCGGCCGCCGTCCTGCTGGCCGTCATGGGCCTGCGGGCACGGGACCGGAACTCGATCATCGGCGTCATCATGCCCTTCGGGCTGGGGCTGGGGATCCTGTTCCTGGGCCTCTATGAGGGCCGCTCGGCCAACAAATTCGGGTTGCTGACCGGACAGATCGTCGCAGTGGATACGGTGCAGCTGAATCTGCTGGCCGGAGTTGCCGCCGTCGTGGTCGCTGCCCTGCTCATCATCTGGCGCCCACTGACCTTCGCCAGCGCGGACCCGGACCTCGCCGAGGCGCGCGGCGTGCCGGTGCGGGTGCTGTCCATTGTCTTTATGTTCCTGCTGGGTCTTTCCGTAGCGCTGTCCATCCAGGTGGTGGGCGCGCTGCTGGTGCTCTCGCTGCTGATCACTCCCGCTGCCGCGGCGCTGCTCGTGACCTCCTCACCGCGCCTCGTGGTGTTCCTGAGCGTGGTCTTCGCCCTGGCTTCCTCGGTGGGCGGCATCCTGCTGGCGCTGGGCGGGCGGATCCCGATCAGCCCCTACGTCACCACGGTGTCCTTCGCGATCTACCTGGTGTGCCGGATCATCCGGCGGGTGCGCGGCGGACACCGGCGGCGTGAGCTGAGCCGGAACACCGCCACCGCCGCGGCCTAG
- a CDS encoding metal ABC transporter ATP-binding protein, whose amino-acid sequence MTPPAPVVRLRDAGLSFGDRTLWKNLDLDINAGEFLAVLGPNGSGKTSFLKVLLGLQPLTGGTVTINGRDVHRGSKDIGYIPQQKSFSPGTPLRGRDLVGLGVDGDRWGLRLRRKPVRQRVDRLLEQVGATAYADEPVGRLSGGELQRLRAAQALATNPDLLLCDEPLLSLDLHHQQAISSLIERRCHDEGAAVVFVTHEINPVIEYVDRVLYLAGGQFRTGTPAEVLRSDVLSEMYGSRVEVLRSHGRIVVLGIPDATTHHHGESEGDLGPA is encoded by the coding sequence ATGACGCCGCCGGCTCCCGTCGTCCGCCTGCGGGACGCAGGACTGTCCTTCGGGGACCGCACCCTGTGGAAGAACCTCGACCTGGACATCAATGCGGGGGAGTTCCTTGCCGTCCTCGGCCCCAACGGGTCCGGCAAAACCAGCTTCCTGAAGGTCCTCCTGGGGCTGCAGCCGCTCACCGGCGGCACCGTGACCATCAACGGCCGCGATGTCCACCGCGGCAGCAAGGACATCGGGTACATCCCGCAGCAGAAATCCTTCAGTCCGGGCACTCCGCTGCGCGGCCGCGACCTGGTGGGGCTCGGCGTCGACGGCGACCGCTGGGGCCTGCGCCTGCGCCGGAAGCCGGTGCGCCAGCGGGTGGACCGGCTGCTTGAACAGGTGGGAGCCACCGCCTACGCGGATGAACCCGTCGGACGGCTGTCCGGAGGCGAGCTGCAGCGCCTGCGCGCAGCCCAGGCCCTGGCCACCAATCCGGACCTGCTTCTTTGCGACGAGCCGCTGCTTTCCCTGGACCTGCACCACCAGCAGGCGATCAGCTCGCTGATCGAGCGGCGCTGCCACGACGAGGGAGCCGCCGTCGTCTTCGTGACCCACGAGATCAACCCGGTCATCGAGTACGTGGACCGCGTGCTGTACCTGGCCGGCGGGCAGTTCCGCACCGGCACCCCCGCCGAGGTCCTGCGCAGCGATGTGCTCTCGGAAATGTATGGCAGCCGCGTGGAAGTACTGCGCAGCCACGGACGGATTGTGGTCCTGGGCATTCCCGACGCCACCACCCATCACCACGGAGAAAGCGAGGGCGACCTTGGACCTGCGTAG
- a CDS encoding zinc ABC transporter substrate-binding protein, producing MHRFPVRVAGTVLAAAVLTGCAAGSGDPERGGADEGVITVVASTNVYAGILTEIGGDNVEVTALIDRPSQDPHSYEATARDRLAVSKADLVVLNGGGYDSFLEKLAADEGIPAEDILNAVEISGLEDSGEDAEGVHGAETGHDGGEDHHGHRHGSFNEHVWYSPEAMGRLAGAAAERLAGLDAEAADSFQANAADFEAGIADINAALAALRDVSAGRDVALTEPVPDYLVAAAGLHNATPSDFTEAVEEGADVPPKVLKEMEDLVTGGSIAFLGYNEQTSTSQTETVREAAVSADVPVVDFTETLPEGQDYLQWMAANTAAMESVLR from the coding sequence ATGCACCGCTTCCCCGTCCGCGTGGCCGGAACCGTATTGGCTGCCGCCGTCCTGACCGGATGCGCGGCCGGCAGCGGGGACCCCGAACGTGGCGGAGCCGACGAAGGCGTCATCACCGTCGTGGCGTCCACCAACGTCTACGCGGGCATCCTCACGGAGATCGGCGGGGACAACGTGGAGGTCACTGCCCTGATCGACCGGCCCAGCCAGGATCCCCACTCCTATGAGGCTACTGCCCGGGACCGGCTGGCGGTTTCCAAGGCGGACCTGGTGGTGCTTAACGGCGGCGGCTATGACTCGTTCCTGGAGAAGCTGGCAGCTGATGAAGGCATCCCTGCCGAGGACATCCTCAACGCCGTGGAGATCTCCGGCCTGGAGGACTCCGGGGAGGATGCCGAGGGCGTCCACGGGGCGGAAACCGGCCATGACGGTGGGGAAGACCACCACGGCCATCGCCACGGTTCCTTCAACGAACATGTCTGGTACAGCCCGGAGGCGATGGGCCGGCTGGCCGGCGCCGCAGCAGAACGCCTAGCCGGGCTGGACGCGGAAGCCGCTGACTCTTTCCAAGCCAACGCCGCGGATTTCGAGGCGGGCATTGCTGACATTAATGCTGCCCTGGCGGCGCTTCGGGACGTCTCGGCTGGACGCGACGTCGCGCTGACCGAGCCGGTGCCGGATTACCTGGTGGCGGCTGCCGGGCTGCACAATGCCACCCCCTCCGACTTCACCGAAGCAGTGGAGGAAGGCGCCGACGTGCCACCCAAGGTGCTGAAGGAAATGGAGGATCTGGTCACCGGCGGCTCGATCGCTTTCCTGGGCTACAACGAACAGACGTCCACGTCCCAGACCGAGACCGTGCGGGAGGCCGCCGTGTCTGCGGACGTGCCCGTCGTGGACTTCACCGAAACCCTGCCCGAGGGGCAGGACTACCTGCAGTGGATGGCCGCCAATACCGCCGCCATGGAAAGCGTGCTCCGATGA
- a CDS encoding hemolysin family protein, with the protein MSDVAGIFWLVVLLLGNAFFVGSEFAVMSARRSQIEPYAEAGSKRAKTTLWAMEHVSLMLACAQLGITVCSLLILSVAEPAIHHLLSVPLKAVGLPVEIADGAGFLIALLVVTFLHVTIGEMVPKNISVSVADRAVLLLAPPLVFISKLVRPVIGSLNWLANHALRLMGITPKDEVASAFTLEEMQSIVEESTKHGTVADNSGLISGALEFSGQTAGTVMVPLDELVTLGTDSTPAEFERAVGRTGFSRFVLVDDAGNLTGYMHLKDVMSIPLEAYERPITENKVRTLANLRLDDEIEDALAVMQRTGSHLARVLGPDGSTRGVLFLEDIIEQLIGEIRDATQAQGIRRTGEHL; encoded by the coding sequence ATGAGTGACGTAGCGGGAATCTTCTGGCTGGTTGTCCTTTTGCTGGGCAACGCGTTTTTCGTTGGCAGCGAGTTTGCCGTGATGTCGGCACGGCGCAGCCAGATCGAGCCGTATGCGGAGGCCGGTTCCAAACGGGCCAAGACGACCCTGTGGGCCATGGAGCACGTTTCACTGATGCTTGCCTGCGCGCAGCTCGGTATTACTGTCTGCTCCCTGCTCATCCTGTCAGTGGCGGAGCCGGCCATCCATCACCTGCTTTCGGTTCCGCTGAAAGCCGTCGGACTGCCGGTCGAGATTGCGGACGGCGCCGGTTTCCTGATTGCACTGCTGGTGGTGACCTTCCTTCACGTCACGATTGGCGAGATGGTCCCGAAGAACATTTCGGTGTCCGTTGCGGACCGGGCAGTGCTTCTGCTGGCGCCGCCGCTGGTCTTCATTTCCAAGCTCGTGCGCCCGGTTATCGGGTCGCTGAACTGGCTGGCAAACCACGCCCTGCGGCTGATGGGCATCACCCCCAAGGACGAGGTCGCCTCAGCCTTCACCTTGGAGGAAATGCAGTCCATCGTGGAGGAATCCACCAAGCACGGGACCGTGGCCGATAATTCCGGCCTGATTTCCGGTGCGCTGGAATTCTCCGGGCAGACCGCGGGGACCGTGATGGTTCCCCTGGACGAACTCGTCACGCTGGGGACGGACTCGACCCCGGCCGAATTTGAGCGGGCGGTCGGCAGGACCGGTTTTTCCCGGTTCGTCCTCGTGGACGATGCCGGGAACCTCACCGGGTACATGCACCTGAAGGACGTGATGTCGATTCCGTTGGAGGCCTATGAGCGGCCGATCACGGAGAACAAGGTCCGGACATTGGCGAACCTGCGCCTCGACGACGAAATCGAGGACGCGCTGGCCGTGATGCAGCGGACGGGTTCCCACCTGGCCCGCGTTCTGGGGCCGGACGGAAGCACCCGGGGCGTCCTGTTCCTGGAAGACATCATCGAACAGCTGATCGGGGAAATCCGGGACGCCACCCAGGCCCAGGGCATCCGCCGGACGGGCGAACACCTGTAG
- a CDS encoding hemolysin family protein, producing MEWLYLLFGLLLILGTGFFVAVEFALVALDQPSVRRAVEDGDKAAEPLLRCLTTLSTQLSSCQLGITMTTLLTGFVMEPSVGRLLEAPLASLGLPPVAVASVSVTVAMILATFLSMLLGELIPKNMSIAMPFRIGKALARPQLAFTVVFKPAVLLLNGFANKILHLFGLEAKEEVSGARTPSELSSMARRSAEMGTLDKGTADFLSRTFSFAGRTAADVMTPRIRLETIDAEQPVADVIEAARRTGYSRFPVLGDSPDDIRGVVHVKKAVAVPRSRRGTLPAAAIMSEILRVPETVHLDSLLSELRNANLQLAVVLDEYGGTAGVATLEDLVEEIVGEVSDEHDKAKPGVLQSASGAWFFPGIMRPDEVTALVPLLRMPDEAGYETVGGYIMAELGRIAEAGDRVSVPGGVLEVERMDGRRIDRVSFIPAEEGADSGQPEHVEDEDSADRPTERQDRREGIR from the coding sequence ATGGAGTGGCTCTACCTGCTCTTTGGCCTTCTCCTTATTCTTGGCACCGGCTTCTTCGTTGCCGTGGAATTTGCCCTGGTGGCGCTGGACCAGCCGTCCGTCCGCCGCGCAGTCGAGGACGGTGACAAGGCGGCCGAGCCGCTGCTGCGCTGCCTGACCACCCTTTCCACCCAGCTTTCCAGCTGCCAGCTGGGCATCACCATGACCACCCTGCTGACCGGCTTCGTGATGGAACCATCGGTGGGCCGCCTGCTGGAGGCGCCCCTGGCGTCCCTGGGCCTGCCGCCCGTGGCCGTGGCCTCCGTGTCCGTCACCGTGGCGATGATCCTGGCGACCTTCCTGTCGATGCTGCTGGGTGAACTGATCCCCAAGAACATGTCCATCGCCATGCCGTTCCGCATCGGCAAGGCGCTTGCCCGTCCACAGCTGGCCTTTACGGTGGTCTTCAAGCCTGCCGTACTCCTGCTGAACGGTTTTGCGAACAAGATCCTTCACCTCTTCGGCCTGGAAGCCAAGGAGGAGGTCAGCGGAGCGCGGACCCCGTCGGAGCTGTCCTCGATGGCGCGCCGTTCAGCGGAGATGGGCACCCTGGACAAGGGCACCGCCGACTTCCTGTCCCGGACGTTCTCCTTCGCCGGGCGCACGGCGGCCGATGTGATGACTCCGCGGATCCGGCTGGAAACCATCGATGCCGAGCAGCCGGTGGCCGACGTCATCGAAGCAGCCCGGCGCACCGGGTACTCCCGGTTCCCGGTCCTCGGCGATTCCCCGGACGACATCCGCGGCGTGGTGCATGTCAAGAAGGCCGTAGCCGTTCCCCGCAGCCGACGCGGAACGCTGCCCGCTGCCGCGATCATGAGCGAAATCCTCCGGGTTCCCGAAACAGTCCACCTGGACTCGCTGCTTTCGGAACTGCGCAACGCGAACCTGCAGCTCGCCGTCGTGCTGGACGAATACGGCGGCACCGCCGGCGTCGCCACCCTGGAGGACCTCGTCGAGGAGATCGTCGGCGAAGTATCCGATGAACACGACAAGGCGAAGCCCGGAGTGCTGCAAAGCGCGTCCGGCGCCTGGTTCTTCCCGGGCATCATGCGCCCGGATGAAGTCACTGCGCTGGTTCCGCTGCTGCGGATGCCGGACGAAGCCGGATACGAAACCGTGGGCGGCTACATCATGGCTGAACTGGGACGCATCGCCGAGGCCGGGGACCGCGTGTCCGTCCCCGGCGGCGTGCTGGAAGTGGAGCGGATGGATGGACGCCGCATTGACCGCGTGAGCTTCATTCCCGCCGAGGAAGGCGCCGATTCCGGGCAGCCCGAACATGTCGAAGACGAAGACAGCGCCGACCGGCCTACGGAGCGCCAGGACCGCAGGGAAGGTATCCGATGA